AGATTGCAGAAATTCCGCAACACGAACATGATCAGCGCGCCCGCGATGGACGCGATGGCGCCGCCCTCGCCGCCCATCAGGCTCGCGCCGCCGATGACGCAGGCCGCGATGGTGTCGAGTTCGTACATCTCCGCCGCCGTGGGCGAGCCGATACTGGTTTTGGCGGCGAGCATCATGCCGCCGAAGCCCGCAAGCAGGCCACACAGGGTGTAGGCCATGATCAGCACGCGATCCACGGGCACGCCGGACAAACGGGCGGCCTGTTTATTGCCGCCGATGGCATAGAGCGAGCGGCCGAAGCGGGTGTATATCAGCATGATGGTACAGAGCAGGCAAAGCAGCACGGCGATCACAACGGGAATGCGCCAGTCCTTCGTCTCCGAGAGCCAGGAGAGGCTTGCGGGCAGACCGAAGATGGGCTTGCCGCCCGAGATCAACAGGGCCAGCCCCCGGGCGATCATCATCATGCCGAGGGTCACGATGAAGGGCGGTATTTTTCCTTTGGCAACGAGCGAGCCGTTGATGGAGCCGCAGAACATGCCCACGGCGCATCCCGCCAGCACGCCCAGCGGCATGGGAGCGCCCGATTTCATCGCCAGACACCCGACCACGCCCGACAGGGCCGCCACGCTCCCCACGGACAGATCGATACCGGCGGTCAGAATCACCAGCAACTGCCCGATTGCAATCACGCCGATGGTGGCGGCGCGCCCGGCGACCGTCTTCAGATTGCCCGGCTGGCGAAAGTCTTCGGAGTACACCGCAAGCACGATACAGAGGGCCGCCAGGATGAAGAGGGGCGAGTGTTTTGCGATAAATCGCTTCATGGAAACCTCGGCAGGTTCAGGAATTGGGGTTTACGACTTTACCTCGGGGCGCCTGCGCTGGATCGCGGGGATGGCAGAGACAACAGGGACAGCAGAGCAAGAGGTCCGTTTTGTCCCTGCTGTCTCTGCCGTCCCTGCGAAACCGGGCGGCGCACCAAATCAAAGGGGTAACTTGACCGGGCGCCCTTCGAGGCCGGAGAGATCGGCGGCGTAGCAGATCTCGTGGGACTTGAAGGCGTCGGCAATGCTGGTGTGGGACTCCACATTCTTTTCGATGCAATCGATAAGGTGGGAAGCCTCGCCGGTGAAGGGGTGGTGGGTCACGTCGCCGCTGTCGGGCAGGATCGTGGGCACCGTTACCCAGGTGGTCTGACCGGGGAAATGGGATTTGGACCAGATCTGGTTATTCTTGATGGTGCCGTGGGTGCCCACGAGATTGATGTTGAACACATAGGGCTGCACGCACTCGATGCAGGAGGTTACCTTGCCGATGCGGCCATCGGTGAACTTGAGGATGGTGCAGGTCGTGGGGGCGTATTCATATTCCGTGAAACTGGGCCCGCCGCCGGCCGTGGCGTACTGCATCACTTCCTCCACCTCGCCGCCCATGAACCAGCGCAGGGCATCCAGGGCGTGGCAACCGGCGGAGAGAAGAGAACTCGCGCCCACCTCTTTCTTGATGTTCCACTCATACTGCTTGTACCAGGGGCCGATGCCGTGGAAGTAATCCACTTCGCCCATGAACACGCGTCCAATGGCGTTTTCGGAGAGCTGCTTCTTGATGATGTCGAAGAGGGGGTTCCAGCGCAGCACGAAGCTGACCACGGATTTCACACCCGCTTTGTCCACCGCATCGCGAATGGCGCGGGCGTCGTCCACGGTCACCGCCATGGCCTTTTCCAGAACGATGTGCTTGCCCGCGCCGGCGGCGGCCACCGCCTGATCCCGGTGGACGTTCGGCGGCGTGCAAATGGCCACAATATCGATCCCGTCCTGCTTCAGTAAGTCGTCCACGTCGGTATACACCGGGCAGGTGAGGCCCAGCCCCTCCGCGAAGGCCTTGGAGCGCGCCGCATCGCGACCGCACACCGCGCGGACTTCCGCCCGGGGATCGTGTTGAAAGGCCTTGACGTGCTCACCCGCCACCCAGCCTGTGCCAATGATTCCAACCCCATATTTCTGCATGTGTCCTTCTCCATCCGTTGTCGCGCCATGAACGCAAGTGTTAGCAGAAAAATTTTGGATCAGTGTAGCACCCCTCCGTGCCGGAACACACCTTGCCCGAGCGGGAGCTGGAGCGGGGTATCGCAGGTACGACACGTCGACCGGTCCCCCCCCCACGCAACACGGTGCACCTCAGCATGCGCTGGTCGCTGAAACCACGCGGTCTTCGGGAACAACACGCCATTCGACGACGAAACGGCGCAACCACGCCGGCATGCTGCCGAGCAATTGCAGCGGCTAAACCACTGTAAAAATTAGACTTGGAAATAATGATTCAACCTGGGTTGCACCGTTTGGCCGGGACCCCGGGCGAGCATCGCGCGGTCCTGGGTGCACATTGGGGGGATTTTTCGCCTTGGTTTAATTTCGGCACGCTTCTTTCTCTTTCTTCATGTACGGAGGAGGCGAATTGGCCAGGCATTGACCCAGTGTAAGCGAATCGGTCGGGGCGCCGTCTTATGGGCTGTGGTGACGAAAGAACGCCAGGTGGCGTCGCAAAAATCGGAAGGAGACCTTCAGGGGAGTAAAGACGCTTGGGGAAGCGCCGACAAGCGCTGAACGGGGGTGGCTGCGGATCTGGTAGGTACGCAGCTACTTGAAACTTGGGAATGATCGGCGGGCGTCCGTCCGCTGGTGAACTGACAAACACCTTATCAAGGCCGCAGTGCGGTGCAACCAACTGGAGAACGTATTATCATGAGAACACTTGAATGGGCGAGCCCGCTGGCGGGCATTTCCACGAAGCGCTGGGCCCTCGGGCTTGCGGTGGCCTGCCTTTCGGCACTGCCCACCTCCGCCTCCGTGGTTAACGGGGACTTCAGCGGCGGCCTCGGAAGCTGGAACACTTCCGGCGATGTGACGTCCGTGAGCGAAGCGACGCTGGGCGACAACGGCGAAATCTACAGCTATCTTTACCAGGCCGTGGCCCTGGCGCCCGGACAGTACATCATCGAGTTCGACTTCTTGAACTTGCTGTCGTCCGACCTTGCGACCGACCCGAATGCCTTCCCCGATGCTTTTTTTGCATCGCTGTATTTCACCAATGACCTCTCCTCTTTCGACCTGCTCGGCACCGTTCCTGTCGACGTGATGCCGTTGGTTGATCTGGAGTCTGCTGGTCCCGTGAATGTTGCGGGCGTGTTGAGCCCGAGCGCTGTGGGACCCGACTGGACCCACTTCTCCATGGCGTTTACGAACAACTTCAGTTACGTGATCCCGACCTTTGAACTGCTGGACTTCAATTTTGCGTCGAATGACAGCTCCGTCAGCCTGGACAACGTCTCCATCACGCTGGACCCGGCCGTGGTTCCGATTCCCGAACCCGCGACCATGACCCTCCTGGGCATGGGCCTGGCCGGCTGCTTCCTCAAGCGCAAGCGCAGCGCCAAATCCCTCTAATTGCCCCTGCTCAATCACGCTTTCAAACTTCAACTACCCACAAGGAAAACACGCATGAAACGTCTATTATTGACCTTGGCGCTCGCCGCGCTCAGCCTCTCCGCCGGCGCCCAAACAGGAACGCTGTACGGCAGCCTGAACAACTTTGACGCGGTGAACGACACCGGGGTGGAGTGCCACGGCTTCGAGATCGAAGTCCACGGCTGCCACAGCCGCGAAATCACCTACACCTACGACTGGAACCACTACGGTGTTCCCCGCATCTACGAGGACAGCACCGATCCGGCGAATCCCATCTGCTACGTGCGCTATGAAAGCAAGAAGAACCCCGACGGAAGCTGGGCGTCCTACACCGCGATCCCGGCCGGCCCGATTGCCGCGACCGACGGCCACCAGTTCACCAACCCCTTCATCAACTTCGGCGGCGAGCACTTCGGTGTTGGCTTCTGGGGTGTACCGCGCACCGTGAAGTACTCCTGGCTGATCGACGACGGCGCGGGCAATCTGATGAAGGCCGGTCAGGTCAACATCGGCACGCCCCAGTTCAATTACCTGCCGCCCTTGATTGTTCAGCAGCAGGTCGTCGCACCGGCGCAGGTCGTTGCCGTGATTGAGCCCCCGGAACCCATCGAAGTTCCCGTGCTCGAATTCGGCGAACCAACCTGGATCAAGGTCATTACCACCCAGTCGCGCAACAACAATAAGGTCGAACTTGAGGACCTTGTATCCGAAGACCCGAACGATCCGAATGATGTTAACTGGCGCAATGGCGAGCCCGATGAAGTCGAAGTTGAATGGGAACTGCTCCAGGTCGAATTCAACAAGGACGACGGCGGTAACCGCGGCAAGAATGAAGCTGCACCCGAAGACCTGAATGAGGGCGACGAAGTTATTACCCGCCGCTACGAATTCTACAAGTACATTGGACCGATCGATCCCGAGTCTGGCGAAGTCGAAACGGACTCCGTGGGCCCCGATGGCATCCATGGTGACGAGATTAAGGAGATCAACGGCGTCGAGGTCGATTTCTCCACCATCGAGATCGTCGGCGACTATATCGGCGCCCAGATGGCTGCTTTCGATGCGGCTGGACAGATGGGTCTGATCGACCACCTGCAGGATGGCGAGATCAACCAGCCCTACGTGGAACGCTCCATGGTCATCGGCGGAACGCCCCCCATCGTCACTACGATTGATGGCGCTCTCCCCGAAGGCATGGAGTTTGACGTGGTCACCGGTATCCTGTCGGGCACCCCGACGGAGAGTGGAATCTTCAACTTCACGCTGCACTCCACCGATGCCGCCGCCGCGGACGTGACCATGGACTACAGCCTCAACATCCTTGAAGCGCCCATTGCTCAGTTCACCGTCACCGCGGACGCCGCCCCGGTGGAGGGTGGTTCCGTCACCGGTGCGGGCACCTTCGATGAAGGCGCCAACGTCAGCCTGGAAGCCACGCCGGAAGCGGGCTATCAGTTCCTGAACTGGACCGAGAACGAAGTCGAAGTATCGACGAGCGCAATCTACGAGTTCGCTCTTAGCGGCGACCGCAACCTGGTGGCCAACTTCGAGTTGATCCCCGTGAAGGTGTATCAGTCGGTGGACCACCTCGTGTCGATTGTGGAATCCGGAAAGACCTCCACGCTCAACCGCGTCACCCGGAAGATCACGAGCGTCTCGACGGTGACCATCACCAACAATTCCGGTGATTCCATTGACGCGCCCCTCAACCTGCTGGTAAACGGCGTCGGCGCGGGTATCACGATGCCCGAAGCCAGCGGCTCCCCGGCACCCGGCAGTTTCAACTACGACCTCGGCGCCAAGAAGGGTCTTGCCACCCTGCTGCCCGGCGAGTCCGCAACAATCACGATCAAGTTCGTGTACCCCATGACCACACGCCTGGCTTATAGCCTCGGGTTCATGGGCACCGCGTTCTAAGCCCGCCACACCCCACATCGGCCCCGCAGGCAATGCCCGCTCACGGCGCTCCGTGAAACGGCCCGCCTGCGGGGCCGTTCCATTGCCGCGCGGGAAAGAAAACCAAATGCAGCAGGGTCCGGTGCGATGGACCCTGCTGCATTCAGTTCATCATGCCAGGGGAACAGGGAAGGCTGGCACGACTAACCTTTGGCTCACCGACGATTCGAGCGGCCCGAAGCGGCGTTGCGAATTCGGTGGCTCACCCCTCAGACGAGGTTATAGGTGTCGAGCAGCACATAGGCCACGTAGAGCCCGCTGAGAAAAGAAAACCAGAATACGGGCAGGGGCCGGGCGTGCGCACCGCAGCGGAAGCAGAATTTCGCGCTGGTGCGGACCGACTCACCACAGGATCGGCATTTGGTATAGCTGACTTGCATGACGTAATCCTCCAAGTGTCGGTGGCGCTACTCAATCACCATCCGTGTAAGAGCAACTGGCATACCAATGCCTCGGACAGCCTCAAATCGCTTTTAGTCTCCAAAAACCGATAGAAACAGAATCATTTTATCTATGGGGCGATGTTGTAATCGACAGAATTCTGACAATCTGACAGGGGGCGATGTCGACGAATCGTGATTGAAATGCGCCGCGAACCGCATGTCGAGGATGGCCACGAAGCTGCTCCTTTTGTCGGTATGCATCTGTAATTGTCACATCGGCGCCCCTA
This window of the Candidatus Hydrogenedentota bacterium genome carries:
- a CDS encoding putative Ig domain-containing protein, whose product is MKRLLLTLALAALSLSAGAQTGTLYGSLNNFDAVNDTGVECHGFEIEVHGCHSREITYTYDWNHYGVPRIYEDSTDPANPICYVRYESKKNPDGSWASYTAIPAGPIAATDGHQFTNPFINFGGEHFGVGFWGVPRTVKYSWLIDDGAGNLMKAGQVNIGTPQFNYLPPLIVQQQVVAPAQVVAVIEPPEPIEVPVLEFGEPTWIKVITTQSRNNNKVELEDLVSEDPNDPNDVNWRNGEPDEVEVEWELLQVEFNKDDGGNRGKNEAAPEDLNEGDEVITRRYEFYKYIGPIDPESGEVETDSVGPDGIHGDEIKEINGVEVDFSTIEIVGDYIGAQMAAFDAAGQMGLIDHLQDGEINQPYVERSMVIGGTPPIVTTIDGALPEGMEFDVVTGILSGTPTESGIFNFTLHSTDAAAADVTMDYSLNILEAPIAQFTVTADAAPVEGGSVTGAGTFDEGANVSLEATPEAGYQFLNWTENEVEVSTSAIYEFALSGDRNLVANFELIPVKVYQSVDHLVSIVESGKTSTLNRVTRKITSVSTVTITNNSGDSIDAPLNLLVNGVGAGITMPEASGSPAPGSFNYDLGAKKGLATLLPGESATITIKFVYPMTTRLAYSLGFMGTAF
- a CDS encoding zinc ribbon domain-containing protein, with amino-acid sequence MQVSYTKCRSCGESVRTSAKFCFRCGAHARPLPVFWFSFLSGLYVAYVLLDTYNLV
- a CDS encoding ABC transporter permease — its product is MKRFIAKHSPLFILAALCIVLAVYSEDFRQPGNLKTVAGRAATIGVIAIGQLLVILTAGIDLSVGSVAALSGVVGCLAMKSGAPMPLGVLAGCAVGMFCGSINGSLVAKGKIPPFIVTLGMMMIARGLALLISGGKPIFGLPASLSWLSETKDWRIPVVIAVLLCLLCTIMLIYTRFGRSLYAIGGNKQAARLSGVPVDRVLIMAYTLCGLLAGFGGMMLAAKTSIGSPTAAEMYELDTIAACVIGGASLMGGEGGAIASIAGALIMFVLRNFCNLENLDPYWQQVLVGVLIIALVYYDNMRKRRAGLLKAD
- a CDS encoding Gfo/Idh/MocA family oxidoreductase — its product is MQKYGVGIIGTGWVAGEHVKAFQHDPRAEVRAVCGRDAARSKAFAEGLGLTCPVYTDVDDLLKQDGIDIVAICTPPNVHRDQAVAAAGAGKHIVLEKAMAVTVDDARAIRDAVDKAGVKSVVSFVLRWNPLFDIIKKQLSENAIGRVFMGEVDYFHGIGPWYKQYEWNIKKEVGASSLLSAGCHALDALRWFMGGEVEEVMQYATAGGGPSFTEYEYAPTTCTILKFTDGRIGKVTSCIECVQPYVFNINLVGTHGTIKNNQIWSKSHFPGQTTWVTVPTILPDSGDVTHHPFTGEASHLIDCIEKNVESHTSIADAFKSHEICYAADLSGLEGRPVKLPL
- a CDS encoding PEP-CTERM sorting domain-containing protein — its product is MRTLEWASPLAGISTKRWALGLAVACLSALPTSASVVNGDFSGGLGSWNTSGDVTSVSEATLGDNGEIYSYLYQAVALAPGQYIIEFDFLNLLSSDLATDPNAFPDAFFASLYFTNDLSSFDLLGTVPVDVMPLVDLESAGPVNVAGVLSPSAVGPDWTHFSMAFTNNFSYVIPTFELLDFNFASNDSSVSLDNVSITLDPAVVPIPEPATMTLLGMGLAGCFLKRKRSAKSL